The following proteins are co-located in the Natator depressus isolate rNatDep1 chromosome 4, rNatDep2.hap1, whole genome shotgun sequence genome:
- the LOC141986063 gene encoding uncharacterized protein LOC141986063: MQSSSAEVTMMESQNRKRAPAWTEREVRDLIAVWGEESVLSELRSSFRNAKTFVKISQGMKDRGHNRDPKQCRVKLKELRQAYQKTREANGHSGSEPQTCRFYDELHAILGGSATTTPAVLFDSFNGDGGNTEAGFGDEEDDDDDEVVDSSQQASGETGFPDSQELFLTLDLEPVPPEPTQGCLLDPAGGEGTSAACVSMITGSSPSQRLVKIRKKKKRTRDEMFSELMLSSHTDRAQTNAWRQIMSDCRKAQNDQEERWRAEESKWQAEESKWRAEERAEARMWRQRDERSA; encoded by the exons atgcagagctcatcagcagaggtgaccatgatggagtctcagaatcgcaaaagagctccagcatggaccgaacgggaggtacgggatctgatcgctgtatggggagaggaatccgtgctatcagaactccgttccagttttcgaaatgccaaaacctttgtcaaaatctcccagggcatgaaggacagaggccataacagggacccgaagcagtgccgcgtgaaactgaaggagctgaggcaagcctaccagaaaaccagagaggcgaacggccactccgggtcagagccccaaacatgccgcttctatgatgagctgcatgccattttagggggttcagccaccactaccccagccgtgttgtttgactccttcaatggagatggaggcaatacggaagcaggttttggggacgaagaagatgatgatgatgacgaggttgtagatagctcacagcaagcaagcggagaaaccggttttcccgacagccaggaactgtttctcaccctggacctggagccagtaccccctgaacccacccaaggctgcctcctggacccagcaggcggagaagggacctccg ctgcatgtgtttcaatgatcacaggatcttctccttcccagaggctagtgaagattagaaagaaaaaaaaacgcactcgagatgaaatgttctccgagctcatgctgtcctcccacactgacagagcacagacgaatgcgtggaggcaaataatgtcagactgcaggaaagcacaaaatgaccaggaggagaggtggcgggctgaagagagtaagtggcaggctgaagagagtaagtggcgggctgaagagagggctgaagctcgaatgtggcggcagcgtgatgagaggag cgcctag